Within Amycolatopsis sp. cg5, the genomic segment CGATCCAGAAGTAGTGGAACGTCGGCATCCCGTACTGGGCGCCGTTGGCGGACATGCCCATGACCTCGACCGCGCCGAGGTTCGCCGAGATGAACGCGAGACCGGTGACCCAGGCGGGCAGCGAACGGCCGGAGAGGAAGAAGTCGAGACTGCTCGACACCTGCCTCCTGGCCAGCGCGCCGATGCCCAGCACGAGAACGAAGTAGAACGCCAGCAGCACGTAGTCGATCGCGCTCGCGTCCAGCCGCAGATTCGCCTCCGCAAGGACGTGCACTCGAGCCACCTCCGGTTGTCCACCAAAAACGCTGGTATCGCGTTAATCGCGGACCTTACTGCATGGATTCAGGCACGGCAGCCCGACCGGGTGACAGTCCGTCGGCTGTCTTGTTCGTCCGCACGAGGCAGAACCCGGGAGAGCTGAGCCGCCCGCCCTCTGTCACGGCTCTCCCATGACAAATGTCGTGTCCACCTCGCCAACCGAGGCTAGCGAGCTTTCGACTCCCGCCTGGCTTAACAAGTCGGCAAGCAGGCTCGCTTCCACATAGGTCGCTTCGTAGCCGCTCTGCCGTAACGTGCGCGCGGCTTGCTGGGCCTCGCTCAGGGATAGCCCGAGCCCGTCGCGGAATGCCTTCAGCACATGCCCGCTTCGCACCTCCGGATCGGCCAGTTCGAGGCGATACGACCCACGCTGCTTAAGAAGCTCCTCGCACACCCATGGCGCGGCAGGCCCCCAGCCCCAGTCGCATGAGGCGACCCCGCAGGCAGAACATTGCCAATCGACCTCCCACCGGAGCCTGCCGTCTCGGATGACTTGAGCGGCCCAGCCTTCGGCGGGCACAGCGCAGCTCCGGCATTCGGTGAAGAACCGGGCGGCTTGCCCGTTCGAGTCCACGGTTCTCAACGTAGCGCCGCCGGGCAGGACAGTCCTGCCCGGCGGCGGGTCCGCGCTCAGCGGTCGGTCGGGACGGCGATCTCGCCTTCCTCGTCGAGCAGGCGGGCGAGCACGTCGTCGGGCAGGTAGGTGCGGTGCGGGTAACCCATTCCCCACGAGTTGAGGAAGGGCACGGCGCCGAGCTTGTCGGCGCGCTCGTTGCCGAGCACGGCGTGGACGTCTTCGACGTTCTTGGCCCAGCGGAAGACCTTGAGGCCCTTGTTCACGTCGGGCGTGTACTTCTCGCGCTTCTGCCAGTCGTCGTCGACGTACATGTCGCTCCAGACCACGTGCCCGAGCTCGACGAGCGCCTCGGCGGCCGCGCGGACCGAGGTGCCGTTGTCGTCGCCTGGGTTCGTCTCCGGCCACTGGTCGCGCTTCTTCGCCGTGTCCCACAGCCAGCGCGCCGCGTAGAGATCCGAGTTGAAGATCGACATGGCCCGCGACCAGCCGAACCCGACACAGGCACCTTCACGGCCCTGGTCGTAGAACTTCTGCCGCCCGTCGGTGTCCGGCTCGCCGCCCGGCTCCAGGCAGACGCAGTGCCCGCCGCGGATCCGGGTGAGCGACTTCGCGCCCTTCTTGGCGACGAAGAACTCACCGGAAACGGCATCACGCTCGGGCTTGTCGAATTCGGCGTACCAGTTGACGCCGATGACGACCGGCACCCGCTCGGGCAGTTCGTCGGCCGCGAGCGCGGTGAGCGGATAACGCTCGACGTGGCGCCAGTCATCCGGAATGAAACGGCCGAGTCTGGGGTCGGCCGGATCGGTGTCCATCGGGCGATAACGCATGGGATTCCTCCTTGTCCCGTTACGGCGGGCGAGCACGGAGGCGGACGAAAACCATTGGTACGTCAGCGAGACGTGCGACTGGGTGCCACCCCTTCAGTCATGACGGGCGGCCGTCATGACTCCTCGAATTCGAGTGTGACACAGCACACAACGACCGACTTCGGATCTCACCTGAATGGCGCATCGATTTTCGGGAAAAGTAATGATCGTGCACCATTCAACTAAGCTAATCCGTTACTTTCTCGCGATCACGAGAGGCGCGGGTAGCACATTAAATACACGAGGAAAGGAAACGATTCGGTCTCGGATCCACAGAGGAACGATCACCCACCGAGCCGAGCGCGCCAGCCACCGCAAGTGGAACCGGCAGGCATCGAACAGGATGCCCAGCACGATCAGCGCGCATGCGGAAGCAGCTACTTCGTGCGAAAATCAGCGACAAAACCAAGCTTGCGCCGAGCGGCAGGATCGACCTGGGCGAACCTCACCACCAAGTCCGCACCGTCGACTTCGTGAACGAAGTTCGGCGCCCCTTGATTCCGCACGACGAACGAGCGCTCTTCGGCCATCCCGCGAAAAATGACCACATGCTCGAATCGGCTTACTTTCTCGCGGAAAATGACGTCAAAGCGCTCGGCGTCCAACCCGTTCATCAGGTCCGCCGAATAGCCGGGCCAGCGCCACCGCACGGTAACTCGATCTCCTTGTTCGACCACACCGCCCAGATGCACATACACGTCGAGTTTTGGCCTTCCGCTCACCGTGGTCGTCCAGACCGCAGTCGCGTTGGCCCGCGTACCCTCCCGGGGGTCAAGACCGCCAGCATGCACAGCCTCGAAAGTCACCAGCCGTTTGTCTCGCTCACTCAGCGGCGAACTGCCATAGTAGACAAGGCTCTCATAGATATGCCTGGCCGCCCGATCCGAGATCGCGTCCACCACGATCTCTCGCTTGACATGCGCGGCGCCATCGGACTCGATCGTGACAACCTGACGCCACTCTCGGGTGGCGGCGGGTGACACCGCGCGCAGCGCGTCCGCATATTCGTGCAGCAGCACCAGATTCTTGCGTTCTCGCGAACCCGAAGACGCGGATCCGGCGAAGGCGACAGCAGCCGTCAAAAGGAGCAGAAGTACGATAATCGACATCGCCGTGAGACGCAGCCAAGCGATCCCAAGTAATTGCCCCAGCAGCCCGGCGATTCCGAGCAACGGGACGATGCCGGCGAACACGCGAAGATATCCGTGCCGGTGTACCAGATTCTCCAACTCGATGATCAACGACAAAAGCCGCTTCACCAAGGCTTTCCGGAATTCACCGCCCGCCGTCACAGACCTTCTCCCCTCGGTTCACTCCTCCCAAGTCCAAGGTGTCGCCCGGTGCGTTTACGACGCTACCGAAAGCTCACTTTCGATGCGTACTCGTTGCATTGGGCCCGTTCGGGTCCGTTCTGATCGGGGATGTGCACCCAGCCGCGGTGCTGGATGCCCGCGAGCTGGAGCGTGACGAGCGGGTCGAAACTGCGGAGGTCGATGCCCTCGTAGCCGTGCTTCACGACGCAGCGGTAGATGTCGTCGGAGACCACCAAGGCGACCGGCGCGTCGGTCTGCTCCAAGGCCGCTTTGACCGCGGGGGCGTCCAGCAAACGGAAGGCGACGTCGAGGGCTTCGCCGAAGTTGCCGTGGCCGTCGTGGTGGACCTCGCCGGCGTGGACGACCGCGCGTAGGCGGAAGCGGTGGTCGGGGTGGAGTGCGTCGTGGGCGGCCAGCAGCTTGCTCAGGGTGGGGATGACGGGGTTGAGCAAGGCCGTCTTCGGCACCTCGTCGACGGGGCGGATCAGCACGAGCACGCCGTCGCCGCGGTCGACCAGTGCGTCGTGGTGGGCCTCGGTGATGCCGCCCGCGCGCAGTGCCTCTTCGAGCAGCTCGTACATGACGCGGCGGAGTTCAGCCTTGGCGGGGTTCGTTCTCGCGGTCGAGCCTTCGATGTCCAGCGCCAGCACGACTCGGTAGCGCGGCAGGTGCGGAGGCTCAGCCGTCATGTCGAAATCTCCCCTCGCCCTGGGTTCGACCGTGCAAATGCATGTGTCAGATGCACGTGCACCAACGGTACCGCGTTCGGTGGTTGCTTGGGGAATTTCGACCGGGGAGCGCCGGAAATTCTTGCCGGTGGCCTGTGCCACCGGGGCGTCAGAACAGGCGGAACTCGTCGCTTTCGATGCCACGGAGGGCGTCGTAGTCCAGCGTCAGGCAGCGGATGCCGCGGTCCTCGGCGAGGGTGCGGGCCTGCGGCTTGATGATCTGGGCCGCGAAGACTCCCTGCACCGGGGCGAGCAGGGGGTCGCGGTTGAGGAGTTCTAGGTAGCGGGTGAGCTGCTCGACGCCGTCGATCTCGCCACGGCGCTTGATCTCGACGGCGACGCTGTGGCCGTCGGCGTCGCGGGCCATGATGTCGACCGGGCCGATGGCCGTGGGGAACTCGCGGCGGACCAGGGTGTGGCCCTCGCCGAGGGTGGTGATGTGCTCGGCGAGCAGTTCCTGCAGGTGCGCCTCGACGCCGTCCTTCTGAAGACCGGGCTCGACGCCGAGTTCCTGCTTGTGCTCGTGGAAGATCTCTTCGATGGTGATGACGAGCTTCTCGCCCGCCTTGTTCTCGACGATCCACGTCTTGCCGTCTTCGATGAGCCAGCACGGCGGCGTCATCCAGTTCAGCGGCTTGTAGGCGCGGTCGTCGGAATGCACGGACACGGAGTTGTCCGACTTGACCAACAGCAGCCTGTTCGCCATGGGCAGGTGGGCGGTCAGACGGCCGGCGTAGTCGACCTGGCAGCGAGCGAGAACGAGGCGCACCCGCCGAGGGTAGGACAACACCGGAGATACTGATCGGGTGGACCCCATTGAGAGCGTGAGCTCACGCGAGGTGTATCGCAACGCCTGGATGATCGTGCGCGAGGACGAGGTCCGGCGGCCGGACGGTTCGACCGGGATCTACGGCGTGGTCGACAAACCGGCCTACGCGCTGGTCGTCCCGTTCGACGGCGAGCGGTTCCGGCTGGTCGAGCAGTTCCGGTATCCGCTGGGGCTGCGGCGCTGGGAATTCCCGCAGGGCACCGCGCCGGACCGGGCCGACGCCGAACCGGGTGAACTCGCCGCGCGTGAACTGCGCGAGGAAACCGGGCTGCGGGCCGGTTCCATGGTCGAAATCGGGCTGATCGACTGCGCGCCGGGGTTCGTCAGCCAGCGCGGACGCGTGTTCCTCGCGACCGAGCTCACCGAGGGCGAGCCCGAGCGTGAGACCGAGGAACAGGACATGCGCAGCGCCTGGTTCAGCCGCGCGGAGGTCGAAAAGATGATCTCGACCGGCACGATCACCGACTCGCAGTCGATCGCCGCGTATGCGCATCTCCTGCTTTACGAGCGGGATAAAGCCCGCTAAACCTCGCGGAGTTTAGCGGGCTTTATCCCGGTCAGTCAGTCCATTCGGGGGCGCGCTTTTCGAGGAAGGCGGCCATGCCTTCGCGGGCTCCGGGGAGCTGGGAGGCGGCGGCCATCACTTCGAGCGCGACGGCGTACGCGTCCTTTTCGGGGCGGTCGAGCTGGGCGTAGAGGGTCTGCTTGCCCAGCGCCTTGCTCGCCCGGCTGCCCCTGGTGGCGCGGGCGAGGAGGTCGGCGACGGCCGTGTCGAGGTCGGCGTCGGGGACCACGCGGTTGACAATGCCCCAGTCGAGCGCGGTCGCGGCGTCGATGACGTCGCCGGTGAGCGCGAGCTCCATCAGGCGCTTGCGGCCGACCGCGCGGGCGACGGGCACCGCGGGCGTGTGGCAGAACCAGCCCCCCTTGCCGCCGGGCAGCGCGAAACCGGCCGACTCGGCGGCGACCGCGAGGTCGCACGAGGCGACCAGCTGGCAGCCCGCCGCGGTGGCGAGGCCGTGCACCCTGGCGATGACGACCTGCGGGATCGACTTCATGGTCGCCATCAGCTCGGTGCACAGCTGCAGCAGCTCGCGCACGCCCATCAGGTCGCGTGACGAGACGTCGGCGAAGTCGTGCCCGGCGGAGAAGACCGGCCCGGCGCCGGCGAGCACGACGCCGGTCGCGTCCGAGTCCCCCGCCTCCAGGAACGCGACGAGCAGCTCGGCCAGGTGCTGGTCGGACAGCGAATTGCGGCGCGCGGCCCGGTTCATCGTGATGGTGATGGTGTCGTCCTCGCGCTTGACGAGGATGTGCTCGTACTCAGCCATGGTCAGGGACGTTACGCGCTTTGCCGGAAGGTGCGGCGGTAGGAATCCGGGCCGACGCCGAGTTCGGCGTGCATCCGGCGGCGCAGGTTCGCCGCGGTGCCCAGTCCCGAGCGCTGCGCGACCCGCTCGACCGGCAGGTCGGTGGCTTCGAGCAGCCGCTGTGCGTGCCGGACGCGCTGTACCCGCAGCCAGCGGCCGGGTGTGGTACCCGCGGCGGCGGTGAACTCGCGGTGGAATGTCCGCGCGCTCATCCCGGCGTGCGCGACGAGGTCGTCGACGCCGATCTCGGTGCCCAGCCTGGTCATCGCCCAGTCCATTGTGGACGCGATGCCGGGGCGCGACGGGCGTGGCGGCAGCGGCGGGTCCACGTACTGCCGTTGCCCGCCTTCCCTGGCGGGCGGCATGACCAGGCGTTTCGCGAGCGCGGCCGTGACGTCCGCGCCGTGGTCCCGGCGTACCAGGTGCAGGCACAGATCGAGGCCGCCGACGACGCCCGCGGAGGTGAGCACGTCGCCGTCGTCGGTGAACAGCACGTCGCGCCGGACGTCGGCGGCGGGCGCGACGCGTTCGAGGTCGTCGAGCAGGCGCCAGTGCGTGGTGGCGGCGCGGCCGTCGAGCAGCCCGGCGGCGGCGAGGGTGAACGCGCCGGAGCACAGCGCGGCGACCCGCTCCGCGCTCCGCAGCGCGCGGACGGCCGCATCGGGGACGGCCGCGAGCGGGTCGGCGCGACCGCCCACGAGCACGAGGTCGCAGCCCTTGAGCCCGGAAAGCCCATGGGTGGCAACGACTTTGCCGACCGGGTGCAGGTCGACCGGCGCGCGCCCGGCAGCGCACAGGCGCAGTTCGAACGGGCCGATGCCGTCGTCGGTGCGGTCGACGCCCCAGACCTCCCCGATCACGGCGAGGTCGAACGAGCGGCTGCCCGGCAGCAGGAGGACACCCACGGTGCGCATGGCAGAAAAGTACCGCATCGCGCGTTCTTTGCCACTCCCTCGAACCGCGGTCC encodes:
- a CDS encoding NUDIX domain-containing protein, with translation MDPIESVSSREVYRNAWMIVREDEVRRPDGSTGIYGVVDKPAYALVVPFDGERFRLVEQFRYPLGLRRWEFPQGTAPDRADAEPGELAARELREETGLRAGSMVEIGLIDCAPGFVSQRGRVFLATELTEGEPERETEEQDMRSAWFSRAEVEKMISTGTITDSQSIAAYAHLLLYERDKAR
- the nucS gene encoding endonuclease NucS, with amino-acid sequence MRLVLARCQVDYAGRLTAHLPMANRLLLVKSDNSVSVHSDDRAYKPLNWMTPPCWLIEDGKTWIVENKAGEKLVITIEEIFHEHKQELGVEPGLQKDGVEAHLQELLAEHITTLGEGHTLVRREFPTAIGPVDIMARDADGHSVAVEIKRRGEIDGVEQLTRYLELLNRDPLLAPVQGVFAAQIIKPQARTLAEDRGIRCLTLDYDALRGIESDEFRLF
- a CDS encoding GlxA family transcriptional regulator, giving the protein MRTVGVLLLPGSRSFDLAVIGEVWGVDRTDDGIGPFELRLCAAGRAPVDLHPVGKVVATHGLSGLKGCDLVLVGGRADPLAAVPDAAVRALRSAERVAALCSGAFTLAAAGLLDGRAATTHWRLLDDLERVAPAADVRRDVLFTDDGDVLTSAGVVGGLDLCLHLVRRDHGADVTAALAKRLVMPPAREGGQRQYVDPPLPPRPSRPGIASTMDWAMTRLGTEIGVDDLVAHAGMSARTFHREFTAAAGTTPGRWLRVQRVRHAQRLLEATDLPVERVAQRSGLGTAANLRRRMHAELGVGPDSYRRTFRQSA
- a CDS encoding enoyl-CoA hydratase-related protein codes for the protein MAEYEHILVKREDDTITITMNRAARRNSLSDQHLAELLVAFLEAGDSDATGVVLAGAGPVFSAGHDFADVSSRDLMGVRELLQLCTELMATMKSIPQVVIARVHGLATAAGCQLVASCDLAVAAESAGFALPGGKGGWFCHTPAVPVARAVGRKRLMELALTGDVIDAATALDWGIVNRVVPDADLDTAVADLLARATRGSRASKALGKQTLYAQLDRPEKDAYAVALEVMAAASQLPGAREGMAAFLEKRAPEWTD